The following proteins are co-located in the Solanum pennellii chromosome 8, SPENNV200 genome:
- the LOC107027819 gene encoding uncharacterized protein LOC107027819, with product MPSPEELELGGSSIEYLAMGGIPEILPTALCNVKFLCILDVFQKYNVDEVSSTGYVITSCAKLQEVTIECGVVGIAVEPVIYTIITSLINLVWCCKAASKCGDALYYWF from the exons ATGCCATCCCCGGAGGAGTTGGAACTAGGCGGTTCATCAATAGAG TACTTGGCCATGGGAGGTATACCAGAGATTCTGCCAACTGCTCTATGCAATGTCAAATTTCTCTGTATTTTGGATGTCTTTCAGAAATATAATGTTGACGAGGTTTCAAGTACAGGTTACGTGATTACAAGCTGCGCTAAATTACAAGAAGTTACAATTGAATGT GGAGTAGTAGGCATTGCTGTGGAACCtgttatatatacaattattacGAGCTTAATCAATCTCGTGTGGTGCTGTAAAGCTGCTTCAAAGTGTGGAGATGCGTTATATTATTGGTTTTGA